The sequence below is a genomic window from Aureispira sp. CCB-E.
TCCTCAGGGTTATCTACTAGGAACTTATCCAAGGTTTTGCCAAAAACCTTGGCAGCAACTGGACGAATCCCTTCTTTATAAGCTTCCCAAAAAAGAACACTACGACCATAAGAGTAAGCAAAATAGACATAAATGATAGGAAAAATAGCAATCATTAAAATCAGACCTAAAATATACCAAAGCCAAGAGGTGCTGCTGAAGTAGCCAAATAAGAATATAAGTGCAGAAATCCAGTTGATTAGAAAACCTGCACCAATCATAAGCACAACAAAAAAAGAAGAAAGTGCTTTTTTGATTAATTGTATAGGGCTACTAAACTTATCTAATTGTTCAATTTCTTCAATTGATATCTCTTGGTTTGAATCGGACATTTATTTTACATTTTTATACATTTCAATGACATCGTGATATTGACCATCAGCCATTTTGATTTCTGCGACTCGTCTTCCTTCTTCTTCAAAGCCCATTTTTTCATATAAATGAATGGCTCTCAAATTGGTTGCAAAGACTCCTAATTTTACCTTTTCGATAACAGGATTGGCACTTGCCCATTTTAAAAGAACTTGAATCAAACAGGCTCCAATACCTTGGTCTCGGTATTCAGCTAAAACCCCCATTCCAAACTCTCCTGTATGCTCGATGCGTTTTCTGTATCCATTCCAAAAATCAATGGTTCCTACTAATTGACGATCTATTTCGGCAACAAAAATACACTTACCAATTGCTTCCGAAAAGTGCTGAATGCGTTTTAATTGCGCTTGCAAAGTCCCCGATGCTTCAAACTCTTCTAGCGAAGTCAATACTTGATCTGAGCTACCAAAAATTCGAGCTACCAAATCATTTAGCGGGAGCGCATCTTGTAATGTCGCTTCTCGAACCAAAAGAGAGGTACCATTTTTTAGGATAAAAAGCTCACGCATAATTACAGATTAAGGAATTTGAACCGTATTTAATATTTTTTCTATAATTTGTTCTGTGGTTATACTTTCAGCCTGTGCTTCATAAGTTAAGCCAATTCTATGACGCAATACATCTTGAGCAATCGCACGAATATCCTCTGGAATG
It includes:
- a CDS encoding GNAT family N-acetyltransferase, producing the protein MRELFILKNGTSLLVREATLQDALPLNDLVARIFGSSDQVLTSLEEFEASGTLQAQLKRIQHFSEAIGKCIFVAEIDRQLVGTIDFWNGYRKRIEHTGEFGMGVLAEYRDQGIGACLIQVLLKWASANPVIEKVKLGVFATNLRAIHLYEKMGFEEEGRRVAEIKMADGQYHDVIEMYKNVK